The following coding sequences lie in one Methylotuvimicrobium alcaliphilum 20Z genomic window:
- a CDS encoding YgiQ family radical SAM protein produces the protein MIAPAMPSAPNLFGYRKYWAHRFGTAPELPMTRAEMDELGWDSCDVILVTGDAYIDHPSFGMALIGRLLEAHGFRVGIISQPDWTSAEDFKRLGAPNLFFGVTGGNMDSMVNRYTSDKKIRSNDAYTAGGEAGKRPDRAVNVYSHRCREAFKHVPIVIGGIEASLRRISHYDYWSDKVKKSVLLDSKADLLVYGNAERQVVEIAHRLAGGEAIADLQFIRGTAHFVKQIPEGWLEKDSTDVDIPGHVAPPANPYQEEPACDSKPAGNVIRFERRIGNDKRAQTVIRLPAYEAVKDDTILYAHASRVMHGETNPGNARALIQQHGNRLLWVNPPPIPLSTQEMDGVFDLPYSRLPHKRYGDANIPAFEMIQHSVNIMRGCFGGCTFCSITEHEGRIIQSRSEDSIIREIEAIRDTSPNFTGHISDLGGPTANMYRLACKDPKIEAACRKPSCVFPGICDNLNTDHTPLIKLYRRARALPGIKKIFIASGLRYDLAVESPEYVKELVTHHVGGYLKIAPEHTEQGPLSLMMKPGIGTYDRFKQMFDKYSKEAGKEQYLIPYFIAAHPGTTDEDMLNLALWLKRNGFRADQVQAFLPSPMAIATAMYHSGKDTLHKIGRKAPDISIPKSVKQRRLHKAFLRYHDPKNWPLLREALKNMGRADLIGNGKKHLVPTFQPKGTVDSAPAKTQRFTTKHTGFGNKQRKQPGRRAAKSR, from the coding sequence ATGATTGCTCCCGCTATGCCTAGCGCACCGAATCTTTTCGGCTACCGCAAATACTGGGCGCACCGTTTCGGAACGGCGCCCGAATTACCGATGACTCGCGCTGAAATGGACGAACTCGGCTGGGATTCGTGCGACGTCATTCTAGTCACCGGCGACGCCTATATCGACCATCCGAGCTTCGGTATGGCGCTGATCGGCAGACTCCTTGAAGCACACGGTTTTCGTGTCGGTATTATTTCGCAGCCGGACTGGACTAGCGCGGAAGATTTTAAGCGCCTCGGCGCACCCAATCTTTTTTTCGGCGTGACCGGCGGCAACATGGATTCGATGGTCAACCGCTACACGTCGGACAAAAAGATCCGCTCTAACGATGCTTATACTGCGGGCGGCGAAGCCGGCAAACGACCTGATCGAGCGGTCAACGTGTATTCGCACCGCTGCCGCGAAGCTTTTAAACATGTTCCGATCGTCATCGGGGGGATCGAAGCGAGCCTACGCCGAATTTCGCATTACGATTATTGGTCGGACAAGGTCAAAAAATCGGTCTTGCTCGACTCGAAAGCCGACCTGTTGGTTTACGGCAATGCCGAACGGCAAGTCGTCGAGATCGCGCACCGGTTAGCAGGCGGCGAAGCCATCGCCGATTTGCAATTCATTCGCGGCACCGCGCATTTCGTCAAACAAATTCCCGAAGGTTGGCTCGAAAAAGACTCGACCGATGTCGACATTCCGGGCCATGTCGCGCCGCCCGCAAACCCTTATCAAGAAGAACCCGCCTGCGACAGCAAACCGGCCGGCAATGTGATCCGTTTCGAGCGGCGCATCGGCAACGACAAACGCGCGCAGACCGTCATTCGTCTGCCGGCCTATGAGGCCGTCAAGGACGATACGATTCTTTACGCCCACGCATCCCGAGTGATGCACGGCGAAACCAACCCGGGCAACGCGCGCGCGTTGATTCAACAGCACGGCAACCGATTACTCTGGGTCAATCCGCCGCCGATCCCGCTCAGCACGCAGGAAATGGACGGCGTGTTCGACCTCCCCTATTCGCGCCTGCCGCATAAACGTTACGGCGATGCGAACATTCCCGCGTTCGAGATGATTCAACACTCGGTCAATATCATGCGCGGCTGCTTCGGCGGTTGTACGTTCTGTTCGATCACCGAACACGAGGGGCGCATCATACAAAGCCGCTCCGAAGATTCGATCATCCGTGAGATCGAAGCGATCCGCGACACCTCGCCGAATTTCACCGGGCATATTTCCGACCTGGGCGGGCCAACCGCGAACATGTACCGACTGGCCTGCAAGGATCCGAAGATCGAAGCGGCCTGCCGCAAGCCGTCGTGCGTGTTTCCCGGCATTTGCGACAATCTGAATACCGACCATACTCCTCTGATCAAGTTGTACCGACGCGCCCGCGCGCTACCCGGCATCAAGAAAATCTTTATCGCATCGGGACTGCGCTACGATTTAGCCGTCGAGTCGCCGGAATACGTCAAGGAACTGGTCACGCACCATGTCGGCGGTTATCTAAAGATCGCACCGGAACACACAGAACAAGGTCCGTTGTCGCTTATGATGAAACCGGGCATCGGCACCTACGATCGTTTCAAGCAAATGTTCGATAAGTATTCGAAGGAAGCCGGCAAGGAGCAGTATCTGATCCCCTATTTCATCGCCGCGCATCCGGGCACGACCGACGAAGACATGCTGAATCTCGCACTCTGGCTCAAACGCAACGGTTTCCGGGCCGACCAGGTTCAAGCCTTTTTGCCGTCGCCGATGGCGATCGCGACCGCGATGTATCATTCCGGCAAGGACACGCTGCATAAGATCGGCCGCAAGGCACCGGATATTTCGATTCCGAAAAGCGTCAAGCAACGCCGTTTACATAAGGCTTTTTTACGCTATCACGATCCGAAAAACTGGCCGCTGCTGCGCGAAGCCTTGAAAAACATGGGGCGCGCCGACTTGATCGGCAACGGTAAAAAGCATTTGGTACCGACGTTTCAGCCGAAAGGCACCGTCGACTCCGCCCCCGCCAAGACGCAGCGATTTACAACCAAACATACCGGCTTCGGAAATAAACAACGCAAGCAACCGGGCCGGCGAGCCGCAAAGTCTCGTTAG
- a CDS encoding Rpn family recombination-promoting nuclease/putative transposase: MKEKYINLFTDFGFKKAFGEEASKEHLISFLNTLLPERHQIEELQFCNNEYQGATALDRKAIFDLNCVSATGEYFIVELQKAKQNFFKDRSVFYATFPIQQQAQRGDWDFRLSAVYTIGILDFVFDDEDNAQRDEVIHRVQLKNQHHQVFYDKLTFIYLTLPNFRKTEDQLDTLQDKWFFLFRHLHELDDIPPRLREKVFLSLFEKASIARFEPEERQAYESSLKYYRDLKNVIDTAREEGREEGRAEGKEESEQIGYQKARAESVMKMLGHGIPEAEVAKLLDLTLEDIQELTRGRSNDE; the protein is encoded by the coding sequence ATGAAAGAAAAGTACATCAATCTATTCACCGATTTCGGCTTTAAAAAAGCCTTTGGCGAAGAGGCAAGTAAAGAACATCTGATCAGCTTTTTGAATACCTTGCTGCCGGAACGGCACCAGATTGAAGAACTACAGTTTTGTAATAACGAGTACCAAGGCGCGACGGCGCTGGACCGCAAAGCCATCTTTGACCTGAATTGCGTCAGCGCGACCGGTGAATATTTTATTGTCGAGCTGCAAAAAGCCAAACAGAACTTCTTCAAAGACCGCAGCGTCTTTTATGCCACCTTCCCGATTCAACAGCAAGCCCAACGCGGCGACTGGGATTTTAGGCTGTCGGCGGTCTACACCATCGGCATCCTGGACTTTGTGTTTGATGATGAGGACAATGCCCAGCGCGATGAAGTCATCCATCGTGTGCAATTGAAAAACCAGCATCATCAGGTGTTTTACGACAAGCTGACCTTTATCTACTTGACCTTGCCCAACTTCAGGAAAACGGAAGACCAACTCGACACCCTGCAAGACAAATGGTTCTTTTTGTTCCGCCATTTGCATGAACTGGACGACATCCCGCCGCGCCTGCGCGAAAAAGTCTTTTTGAGTTTGTTTGAAAAAGCCAGCATTGCCCGTTTTGAGCCCGAAGAGCGCCAGGCCTATGAATCTAGCTTGAAATACTACCGCGATTTAAAAAATGTCATCGATACCGCGCGAGAAGAGGGTAGAGAAGAGGGTAGAGCGGAAGGTAAAGAAGAGAGTGAGCAAATCGGTTATCAAAAAGCCAGAGCTGAATCGGTAATGAAAATGCTCGGTCATGGGATACCGGAAGCGGAAGTGGCTAAATTGCTGGACTTAACGCTAGAGGATATTCAAGAACTTACCAGAGGGAGATCAAATGACGAATAA
- a CDS encoding type II toxin-antitoxin system HicB family antitoxin, with protein MKLKVIIHPAEEGGFWAEVPAIQGCALQGDTFEELLSNLYEAVEGCLSVDLEQIEISKNDRVLELAV; from the coding sequence ATGAAATTAAAAGTAATTATTCATCCTGCGGAAGAAGGTGGTTTTTGGGCAGAAGTACCTGCAATTCAAGGGTGCGCCTTACAAGGCGATACTTTTGAAGAACTACTCTCAAATTTATATGAGGCCGTGGAAGGCTGCCTTTCTGTTGACTTGGAACAAATTGAAATCTCCAAGAATGACAGGGTGCTGGAGCTTGCCGTGTGA
- a CDS encoding DcaP family trimeric outer membrane transporter, with product MRHGVLQAKRSGFLARAWFFGALTIHALSSEGAEELDPQEEIRQLRQQASEIMKRLEYLEAKLEARQQAPVPSEGPVESADSMSIESATETLATGVVDVAGEKTTQEGNGLLELKALDTVLTVGGRLTLDAFQMWPDTPLRRTYDAPLDGSGKNGQFNSHVRETRLWIKSRTPTRFGMLRALVETDFAGTPGNEILTNSHQIRLRHAYFQLNGLTVGQTWSAFQLNETADVIVDPTIMGFIRQPQIRWSWDGDWLSYDVSVENPETTLTDPWGRQVLPSDDRWPDLVGRIRHQADWGSATMAVMMRDIRQDKTTLSNGLQLDNTDSKLSWSTSGSALIKTWDKDDIRLGYVYGNGLGRYVAANTFSDGTINTRGEIDLQTSWGAYAAYRHWWSPEWRSTLLYSMAATDNNPGTTGTANKRVGSWQANLFWMPIEEVLFGLEYMRYRRDLENGSQGGFDMIYFRALYNF from the coding sequence ATGCGGCATGGAGTTTTACAGGCCAAGCGTTCGGGATTTTTAGCTCGCGCCTGGTTTTTCGGTGCGCTGACAATCCATGCATTGAGTTCGGAAGGCGCGGAAGAGCTCGACCCGCAAGAGGAAATTCGCCAATTGCGGCAGCAAGCCTCTGAAATTATGAAACGCCTGGAATATTTGGAAGCCAAGCTAGAAGCCCGGCAACAAGCTCCGGTTCCATCTGAAGGACCTGTCGAATCAGCCGATTCAATGTCAATCGAAAGTGCAACGGAAACCTTGGCGACCGGTGTCGTCGATGTTGCCGGAGAAAAAACGACGCAAGAGGGCAATGGCTTGTTGGAGCTGAAAGCCTTGGATACGGTATTGACGGTCGGCGGACGTTTGACATTGGATGCTTTTCAAATGTGGCCCGATACCCCATTGCGTAGAACTTATGATGCACCGCTCGATGGTTCCGGAAAGAACGGCCAATTTAACAGTCATGTCCGCGAGACCCGGCTCTGGATTAAAAGCCGAACGCCCACTCGTTTCGGCATGCTCCGTGCCTTGGTTGAAACAGACTTCGCCGGAACGCCGGGAAACGAGATTCTGACAAATTCGCATCAGATTCGTTTGCGCCATGCCTATTTTCAATTAAACGGTTTGACGGTCGGACAGACTTGGTCCGCGTTTCAATTGAACGAGACCGCGGACGTCATCGTCGACCCGACCATCATGGGCTTCATTCGCCAGCCTCAGATTCGCTGGAGCTGGGATGGCGATTGGCTTTCCTACGATGTATCGGTGGAAAATCCCGAAACCACGCTGACCGACCCTTGGGGCAGGCAAGTGCTGCCTTCCGACGATCGCTGGCCGGATTTGGTCGGGCGTATCCGGCATCAAGCCGACTGGGGTTCGGCGACGATGGCGGTAATGATGCGCGATATCCGGCAGGATAAAACGACCTTGAGCAATGGCTTGCAGCTCGACAATACCGATTCTAAGCTGAGTTGGTCGACCAGCGGTTCGGCACTGATTAAAACCTGGGATAAGGACGATATCCGTTTGGGTTACGTTTACGGTAACGGCTTGGGTCGTTATGTGGCCGCCAATACCTTTAGCGATGGGACTATTAATACACGGGGCGAAATCGATCTGCAGACGAGTTGGGGCGCTTATGCGGCTTACCGGCATTGGTGGAGTCCGGAATGGCGGTCTACCTTACTGTATTCGATGGCAGCGACCGATAATAATCCGGGAACGACCGGTACCGCCAATAAGCGGGTCGGGTCATGGCAAGCCAATTTGTTTTGGATGCCGATAGAAGAGGTTCTGTTCGGATTGGAGTACATGCGCTACCGCCGCGATCTCGAAAACGGCAGTCAAGGCGGTTTCGACATGATTTATTTCAGGGCTTTGTATAACTTCTAA
- the rimI gene encoding ribosomal protein S18-alanine N-acetyltransferase: MRELLQRFKDIVVYDADREFYAKIFPDSVTRDDLLRMRRMTGKDLSAVLAIENTNYDFPWSEGVFKDCFKAGYSCWVCEDVDRILGYSIVSIAVGEAHILNISVASEEQGQGIGRKMLTHLIEVARWYKTETIFLEVRPSNSGAIALYEKTGFNEIGIRKDYYPAQEGREDALMLALELFY; this comes from the coding sequence ATGCGGGAGTTATTACAACGATTTAAAGATATTGTCGTCTATGATGCCGATCGTGAGTTCTACGCAAAAATCTTTCCGGACTCAGTAACTAGGGATGACTTGTTAAGGATGCGGCGCATGACCGGCAAAGACTTAAGCGCCGTCTTGGCGATAGAAAATACTAACTACGATTTTCCATGGAGCGAAGGCGTTTTTAAAGACTGCTTCAAAGCCGGCTACAGTTGTTGGGTCTGTGAAGATGTCGATAGAATATTGGGCTATAGCATTGTTTCTATCGCGGTTGGCGAAGCGCATATTTTGAATATTTCAGTTGCATCGGAAGAGCAGGGGCAAGGTATCGGCCGTAAAATGTTGACGCATCTGATCGAGGTTGCCAGATGGTACAAAACCGAAACCATTTTTTTGGAAGTTCGCCCTTCCAATTCCGGCGCCATTGCATTGTATGAAAAAACCGGATTTAACGAAATCGGTATCCGTAAAGATTATTACCCTGCTCAAGAAGGGCGGGAAGACGCATTAATGCTGGCTTTGGAGTTGTTTTATTGA
- a CDS encoding uracil-DNA glycosylase — MLDTEIRLHYLKAIGIDVWVSRQAPAGDRINSGVSDFAAPQTAASALLGDVQKTATPVAPDLPLVPEVEAQPKLSDSKTTWTDLQNEVAACRQCSLCESRTQTVFGSGSASSGWMVVGEAPGESEDRQDEPFVGRAGQLLTEMLRAIGLKRDDVFITNILKCRPPNNRDPLTTEVEACRDYLHRQIAWLKPKIILAVGRVSAQNLLKTDKNIGQLRGTVHSLDGIPLIVVYHPADLLRSPLEKRKAWQDLKLAIATFDEIKG, encoded by the coding sequence ATGTTGGATACTGAGATTCGACTTCATTACCTAAAAGCGATCGGGATCGATGTTTGGGTTTCCCGTCAAGCACCGGCTGGTGATCGAATAAACTCCGGGGTAAGTGATTTCGCGGCGCCGCAAACGGCCGCATCCGCTCTACTCGGTGATGTTCAAAAAACAGCGACACCGGTTGCGCCTGACCTCCCCCTTGTTCCTGAAGTCGAAGCGCAGCCGAAATTGTCCGATTCCAAAACAACGTGGACGGATTTGCAGAATGAAGTGGCGGCATGCAGGCAATGTTCATTATGCGAGAGCCGAACGCAAACCGTGTTCGGCAGCGGTTCGGCAAGCTCTGGGTGGATGGTCGTCGGCGAAGCGCCGGGAGAAAGCGAGGATCGACAAGATGAACCGTTTGTCGGAAGGGCAGGTCAATTGCTAACCGAAATGCTAAGAGCCATTGGTTTAAAGCGCGATGACGTTTTTATCACCAATATTCTAAAATGCAGGCCGCCGAATAACCGTGATCCTTTAACGACCGAAGTCGAAGCATGTCGCGACTATTTACATCGTCAAATTGCTTGGCTAAAGCCGAAAATTATTCTGGCGGTCGGGCGCGTTTCCGCACAAAATTTGCTAAAAACTGATAAAAACATAGGCCAGCTCAGAGGCACGGTACATTCATTGGACGGCATTCCGCTAATTGTGGTATATCATCCCGCTGATTTGTTAAGGTCGCCGCTAGAAAAGCGCAAAGCCTGGCAAGATCTAAAACTGGCCATAGCTACATTTGACGAGATTAAAGGTTGA
- a CDS encoding 2-isopropylmalate synthase yields the protein MKDKLIIFDTTLRDGEQSPGASMTRDEKVRIAKALERMKVDVIEAGFPAASPGDFEAVEAVAKAVKNSTVCGLARALEKDIDKAGMALKAAESSRIHTFIATSPIHMQMKLQMQPEQVIELAVKAVKRALQYTDNVEFSPEDAGRSEEDFLCRILEAVIDAGATTLNIPDTVGYSVPHQFGATIGNLIQRIPNSDKAIFSVHCHNDLGLAVANSLAAVMNGARQVECTINGLGERAGNAALEEVVMAVRTRQDVFPCDTTLDTTEIMTCSRLISTITGFPVQPNKAIVGANAFAHESGIHQDGVLKSRETYEIMRAEDVGWAANRMVLGKHSGRNAFKTRMTELGFEFTSEAELNEAFFRFKQLADKKHEIFDEDLQALISEVSVSAEDEYIKLIALSVCSETGEVPTARVTLRIDNQEMTGSSNGSGAVDASLKAIESLVNTHAILELYSVNNITNGTDSQGEVTIRLDKAGRIVNGLGADTDIVIASAKAYINAVNKLQAPNQRRHPQKGDV from the coding sequence ATGAAAGACAAATTAATTATTTTTGATACGACTTTGCGTGATGGCGAGCAGAGTCCGGGGGCGTCGATGACGCGCGATGAAAAAGTCCGAATTGCAAAAGCGCTGGAAAGAATGAAGGTCGATGTAATCGAAGCAGGGTTTCCTGCCGCGAGTCCGGGCGATTTCGAAGCGGTCGAAGCGGTTGCGAAAGCGGTCAAAAACAGCACCGTTTGCGGTTTAGCGCGGGCATTGGAAAAAGACATCGATAAAGCGGGTATGGCTCTGAAAGCCGCTGAAAGCTCGCGCATTCATACCTTTATTGCAACCTCGCCGATTCATATGCAAATGAAATTGCAGATGCAGCCGGAACAAGTGATCGAGTTGGCCGTTAAAGCTGTGAAACGCGCACTGCAATATACCGATAACGTCGAATTTTCGCCCGAGGATGCGGGGCGCTCCGAAGAAGATTTTTTGTGCCGGATATTGGAGGCGGTCATCGATGCCGGTGCGACGACGCTGAACATACCCGATACGGTCGGTTACAGTGTTCCTCATCAATTCGGCGCGACAATCGGTAACTTGATTCAACGGATACCGAATTCCGATAAAGCGATTTTCTCGGTGCATTGTCACAACGATTTGGGCTTAGCTGTTGCTAATTCTTTAGCCGCGGTGATGAACGGCGCACGCCAGGTCGAATGCACGATCAACGGACTCGGCGAGCGTGCCGGCAACGCCGCGTTGGAAGAGGTCGTGATGGCGGTAAGAACGCGCCAAGATGTTTTTCCGTGCGACACGACGCTCGATACGACAGAAATCATGACTTGTTCGCGTTTGATCTCGACGATAACCGGTTTCCCTGTGCAGCCGAACAAAGCGATCGTCGGAGCCAATGCCTTCGCGCATGAATCCGGCATTCATCAGGACGGCGTGCTGAAAAGCCGCGAGACTTATGAAATCATGCGCGCCGAAGATGTCGGTTGGGCCGCTAACCGCATGGTGTTGGGTAAACATTCCGGCCGCAATGCTTTCAAGACCCGTATGACCGAACTCGGTTTCGAGTTCACCTCGGAAGCAGAATTGAACGAGGCATTTTTTCGTTTCAAGCAATTAGCCGATAAAAAACACGAAATTTTCGACGAAGATTTGCAGGCGCTGATTTCCGAAGTCAGTGTCAGCGCCGAAGATGAATACATCAAATTGATCGCATTGAGTGTTTGCTCCGAAACCGGAGAAGTGCCGACGGCGCGGGTTACTTTACGCATCGATAATCAAGAAATGACAGGCAGTTCGAACGGTAGCGGTGCGGTCGACGCCAGTCTGAAAGCGATTGAAAGTCTAGTCAATACACACGCCATTTTGGAATTGTATTCGGTCAACAATATTACCAACGGCACCGATTCGCAAGGGGAAGTTACGATACGCCTCGATAAGGCAGGGCGCATCGTCAATGGCTTGGGTGCCGATACCGACATCGTCATCGCTTCAGCGAAAGCCTATATCAATGCGGTCAATAAATTGCAAGCGCCTAATCAGCGCCGGCATCCGCAAAAAGGCGATGTTTAA
- the pssA gene encoding CDP-diacylglycerol--serine O-phosphatidyltransferase — protein MTLEKSSTPRRRGIYLLPNLFTTGALFAGFYAITSAMGGRYETAAVAIFAAMILDGLDGRVARLTNTQSKFGVEYDSLSDMISFGAAPALVMYLWAFSSLGKLGLFAAFVHMAGGALRLARFNAQVETDDKRYFQGLPSPAAAAILAGFIWISIEYDYDIDTLKYAALVLTIATGLLMVSNFRYFSFKGIDWKGKVPFVVAIAVMLGVAFVMAQPQTMLFLLSLGYAISGPVFTLVMRRRRLHRKT, from the coding sequence ATGACGCTTGAAAAATCTTCCACGCCCCGCCGTCGCGGTATTTATTTATTACCCAATCTGTTTACGACAGGCGCGTTGTTTGCCGGTTTTTACGCGATTACATCGGCAATGGGCGGGCGATACGAAACCGCAGCCGTGGCGATTTTTGCCGCCATGATTTTGGATGGACTCGACGGGCGCGTAGCGCGTTTGACGAATACGCAAAGCAAATTCGGCGTCGAATACGATAGCTTGTCCGATATGATCTCGTTCGGAGCGGCTCCGGCCTTGGTAATGTACCTCTGGGCTTTTTCCAGCTTGGGTAAGCTAGGCCTGTTTGCGGCATTCGTGCACATGGCCGGCGGCGCATTGAGATTGGCACGTTTCAATGCGCAAGTCGAAACCGACGACAAACGCTATTTCCAAGGTTTGCCAAGTCCCGCCGCCGCCGCGATATTGGCCGGCTTTATCTGGATTTCGATCGAATACGATTACGATATCGATACGCTAAAATATGCCGCCTTAGTTTTGACGATCGCAACCGGCTTACTGATGGTTAGTAATTTTCGTTATTTCAGTTTCAAAGGGATAGATTGGAAGGGTAAGGTGCCGTTTGTCGTCGCGATTGCCGTGATGTTGGGAGTTGCATTTGTGATGGCGCAGCCGCAAACCATGTTGTTTTTGTTGTCTTTAGGGTATGCGATTTCCGGACCGGTTTTTACCTTGGTCATGCGTCGCCGCAGACTTCATAGAAAGACTTAG
- the ilvC gene encoding ketol-acid reductoisomerase: MQVYYDKDADLSIIKSKKVAIIGYGSQGHAHANNLKDSGVDVVVGLRAGSPSVAKAEASGLTVKPVPEAVSSADVVMILTPDEFQAQLYKAEIEPNLKQGAALAFAHGFSILYNQIVPRADLDVIMIAPKAPGHTVRSEFVRGGGIPDLIAIQQDASGTAKSICLSYASAIGGGRSGIIETTFRDETETDLFGEQAVLCGGAVELVKAGFETLVEAGYEPEMAYFECLHELKLIVDLMYEGGIANMNYSISNNAEYGEYVTGPKVINEESRYAMREALENIQKGEYAKRFIMEGMTGYPEMTARRRLNAEHPIEIVGEKLRSMMPWISANKIVDKSKN, from the coding sequence ATGCAAGTTTATTACGATAAAGACGCCGATCTTTCAATCATCAAAAGTAAAAAAGTAGCGATCATCGGCTATGGTTCTCAAGGTCATGCGCATGCCAACAATTTAAAAGACTCGGGTGTCGATGTCGTCGTAGGTCTGCGCGCGGGTTCTCCCTCGGTAGCCAAGGCCGAAGCTTCAGGCTTGACGGTTAAACCGGTTCCTGAAGCAGTGTCGAGCGCCGATGTCGTGATGATCCTGACGCCGGATGAATTCCAAGCGCAATTATACAAAGCGGAAATCGAACCGAATTTGAAACAAGGCGCAGCATTGGCGTTCGCGCACGGCTTTTCGATTTTGTATAACCAAATCGTCCCGCGTGCCGACCTCGATGTGATTATGATCGCTCCGAAAGCTCCAGGCCATACTGTGCGTTCCGAATTCGTCCGCGGCGGCGGTATTCCCGATTTAATCGCGATTCAACAGGATGCCTCCGGTACCGCAAAGAGTATTTGTTTGTCTTACGCTTCGGCCATCGGCGGCGGTCGTTCCGGCATCATCGAAACGACGTTCCGTGATGAAACCGAAACCGATTTGTTCGGCGAGCAAGCCGTATTGTGCGGTGGTGCGGTTGAGTTAGTCAAAGCCGGGTTCGAGACACTGGTTGAAGCCGGATACGAGCCGGAAATGGCATACTTCGAGTGTTTGCACGAATTGAAATTGATCGTCGACCTGATGTACGAAGGCGGTATCGCGAACATGAACTATTCGATTTCTAACAATGCCGAATACGGTGAATACGTGACCGGTCCTAAAGTCATCAACGAAGAAAGTCGTTACGCCATGCGCGAGGCGTTGGAAAACATTCAAAAAGGCGAATACGCGAAAAGATTCATCATGGAAGGCATGACCGGTTATCCGGAAATGACGGCAAGACGTCGCCTAAATGCCGAGCATCCGATCGAAATCGTCGGTGAAAAACTGCGCAGCATGATGCCATGGATTAGTGCCAACAAAATCGTCGATAAGTCGAAAAACTAA
- the ilvN gene encoding acetolactate synthase small subunit, producing MRHIISILIENEAGALSRVAGLFSARGYNIESLTVAPTEDSSLSRMTLVTRGNDDIIEQITKQLNKLVDVVKLIDLAESAHIERELMMVKVKTSEASRAEIKRIADIFRGRIIDVTPMTFVIEMTGTSDKLDAFVKSIDETAIIEVVRSGATGICRGEKGLHL from the coding sequence ATGAGGCATATAATCTCAATTTTAATTGAAAACGAAGCCGGTGCATTATCGAGAGTCGCCGGGCTTTTTTCGGCGCGCGGCTACAACATCGAATCGTTGACCGTTGCGCCGACCGAAGACTCGAGTCTGTCGCGCATGACTCTGGTTACGCGAGGCAATGATGATATCATCGAGCAAATCACAAAGCAGCTCAATAAGTTGGTCGATGTCGTAAAGCTAATCGATTTGGCGGAATCGGCGCATATCGAACGCGAATTGATGATGGTCAAAGTCAAAACCAGCGAAGCTTCGCGCGCCGAAATCAAACGTATCGCCGATATTTTTCGCGGCCGAATAATCGATGTAACACCGATGACTTTCGTGATCGAAATGACCGGAACATCGGATAAGCTGGATGCCTTCGTCAAGTCCATCGATGAAACGGCTATCATCGAAGTAGTCCGATCGGGCGCTACCGGAATATGCCGGGGCGAAAAAGGACTGCATCTCTAG